TGATGCGTAAATCTGTGAGGTTGTTGCCTGTTGGATGTTAAACGAAGGTGAAAATAACAATTCAAAGATGaacatttcttgttttatttttaatttatttctctaTGAACAAACAATCTGCAGAGTCAGCAGAAAATAGCACGTATGTGTCGCGCGTAAAATTACAAACACCTGTGAAATAATGCGATTAAAACCAAACGGCGCAACATCTCGTGATGACATTCGGAGAAGCAGCCCGTGGGAACCCGGAAGCCACTTGTCCCCCAAACACTCTTGTAATGATGTATCGAATCTAACAGGTCATAAAGTGTGAATAGAGCTGCCTGCGCAATTTTCCCATGAGAGAGAGTTTACGGAGTTACTCCCACATTTACCAAAATGACTGAAGGTTTGTAGGTGTCGACAATATCTCACAGTcagtaaataaaactgaataaagttGTTGCGTCATCTGTTGTCGGTTTATCTACCAAAAACTTAATTAACTATCGATTTTCAAgtatcacatcacattttgcCAAACATGCTGTAGTTCTGACGGGAGAACCACCGCACGCGTAAAGTCTTTCCTTTTAGACTTGGCGCGTAAAGTCTCTTCTGTTACGCGCGACTCCCCCAATGAATGCGTTAAGTTAcagaactgaaacaaaataacaaaacattttctgaccCTTGTCTCACTCTGTAGTGATTATTCGGAGTTCCACGCGTGCGTGTGGGAACCTGAGATGCACCTCTCCTCCAAACACACTTTATAAAAGAGGCATCGGTTTTAACAGGTAATAAAGTGCGGATGAAGCCTCCTGCTCCACGTTCCCATGATGAGAAAGAGCTGGGGGACATTCTCCCACTGTCACACTTACTCAGCGTTTATCTGCATGTTGTTGTGTCAGACGCCAAATGCGCATTGACGAAGGGCCACTTAATTATTGTGTATGTATTCTGTCATTAGGTTTAGCGAACACGTGACCACTGGTCTCCTTGTCCCTGCAATGTTATAACACCTTATCTTCATGATCATGTGACCTGTCCGTTTTGTCGTGTTGGAACAtgtactcagatcctttacaaAATACCATTAcatcaatgtaaaaatactcgaTTACAAGTCCTATATTCAAAATATTCCTTCAGTAAAAATACATAagtgttatcagcaaaatgtttgtTGACCTTTTGCTGTTGGTTTCACagatttattatcatttcacaGTTAATTGTTGCTTTCTTAGATTCTACACATTGACCGCGGGGACAAACCTCGTCTCTTTgttatttgatcatttaaattTTAAACCAGCAGCACGCGACCACCTCACACCTGATTCAAACACGCGCCACCAGGGAAAAAAAGTTTAACAATACACCGAATTCATGACAAAACACAGTTTGTACCTGACTtcaagtctttatttttattcaaagGTACTCTTATTCATGACTTTCCCGTCagacatacagaaaaatattcGTCTTCTTTGCTAAGATGAACATTTGCATCTTCTCAATTTATTGTTGCAGAGTCCCTCAGCCAGAATATTTTTGTCACGCGCCTTCATTTCCAAAGACATTATCCAAACATGGCGAACATCTAAGTCACAAAGATAGTTGATTAATCCAATGATCGCTGAAACTGAGACAAACTTTCGATCCCAATGAACTCAACGTCcacatgaaaataattaatatcACCCCGCGAGCCTGGTGCGTAATTTGCATTTGAGTGACCACTGTGTCCGCGTGTCTGTGGGAACTTGAGCGCTCTCAGTCCTCCACACACTTCTTTTAATGATGTACTAATTCTAGCAGATAATAAAGGTGCAAATGGACGCttgcttctctgtttctcatGAGAAAGAGCCGGAAAAGTGTCTCCCATGCTGTCTCACATTAGCTCAGTATCATCCAGTAAAGGTTGTGAAAAAATGGAccagaaaaactgcaaattaaaattaaaaatgactcaCATTTAAATGATACAATTGTCTTTTATggtaaaaacaatgtatttcaTTGTCCGAGGCGTCAGAATTTATAACGTCTCCAACTCTAGAGTTTGGaattatttcaacatttaacTTCAGCCCAACCAAGTCGACAAATTCCTCcagaaataaatgtgactgCGTTTTTGATTTTccataattattttatttatctgcagGATCCACTGATTGAACATACAGCAATGCTCACAAAACTCCTGCTGCAcctttttactttattgataACTAACATTCACTGAATTCTTCACTGGTTTAATAAACTGGGTTTTATGTCGGTTTCAAACGATCCAagaataatacatttaataataattaacagaAATGGTAACAGTAACAATCGGACAGCCATGACAGGTGAAGGACAAACGTCCTCTGGGTGTGACTGAACTTCAAAGCGCTGCAGGAGGTGTTAAGACACGTTTCGTTTCCTGTCAGCGGACACGCGCAGAAAAGCCGCGTCCCGTGAGCAGCTGGGGGCGATGTCGAGGAGATAGTGAATACTAATCACAACGAAAACAAACGTGGCCATGAGCTGAGAGGGTGTTGAGCTCACTCAGCTTCATCCTGACAGATTCTGAGTCTGACAAAGAAGTAACTTTAACGCGCAGTTGCTCGCAGAAACTGGAGATATTCTGCACAAAGTCCTGCTTTAgtgctgcagcatttctgaACGAGTTTGATtctgcagtcacacagtcaACGTGTTCTAACTACAACATGTAATCATAAAGGAAATGATGTGACGAAGAATTGTACTTTGAGGAGCAGAACAAGTTCAGTCAGACTTCTCTTAGAACAGAGGAGATGGAAGGAAACACGCTGTGTCAGGACTGTTTGCTGCAACTAAATCTGGATAATTTTATGAtttaattttcttattttcaacacttttttattgtaaatCCTTTGCAGAGACTGCTCCAGGCTATATTATGGGTTTTATTCTTAGTTTAATGCACAAAGGCCTTCAGACTGAGTGACTCATGTGTGAGCAGGACGATCTTTGATGTCTTTGAGGTGAGAAGTGCTTCTGAACTCATGGCCTCATGGCCAGACTTCACACCTGGAGGATTCAGCTCTGCAGGACGCCACGCTTCACACCTCCCACTCCAAACTAAAAAGAGCTGTCAGTGCAGACAAAAGGCCTTTAGCTTatttctaatttaaaaaataaacaaaaaacaatatgacATAGTGgggtttcatttttcattttatttttcgtATAAAAAGAATCCTGCTCACCATAGGGAGACATCCACAATAAATTAGTGTGCAAAATAGACAagatatataaaatacaaagagaATACAAGCTGCATTGTACACAGAGCCACAGGTGGCAGCGACGCCAGCAGACATCGTGGCACGTGAGGGGCTGCACGGGGCTCTCCCAGCCTCCAACCCTGAGGTCCCACACCTGGAAATGTGATGGATGGACACTCAATCATTATCCGCTTCAGTATCACACTCTGGAGTcatgacagcagctgcagaacaggGGTTTTAGCAGTGTATGAAGGAGGACAGGAACTGTCCGGCTCCGTGACACTCACCTCTAAACTCGCTCTCCAGCACAGCTGCAGTCCAAGCCGGACAGCTCGGCCTCAGCCACGTGATCCAGCTCACGTCTGTCCCGATGTGGGAGAGTCCCTGTGCCTGTCGGCAAAATAGATGGCTGCCCCAATGACTGACCTCATTCAGAACCATTAAACAAGAGTCGTGAGTCAGCCCtatcacacatacagcacatgtacaaatgagatttttaaaatatttacaggCCTTGAGGTTGCGGTTAAATAGCATGAACAACAACGTGGTTATGAGTTGTCTGAAGACCAGAGGCCGCTGATGAGAAGACTACAATGCAAATGCTCTTTCAGGAAGAATTGGCACCAGTCAATATTAGTCAGTTGTTGTTGAAGTCATCAAAAGTTCAGTTTTGGAAGTCACTGCGTGGTGATCAGGGCCAGGGCCTCCACAGTGACTGGCTGACCGGTTGGCTCCTGGACGGGCTCTGTTTGCTTAATCGACTCGCCACTTTGTGGGGCTGCTGAGGGGTTGTGGAAGGATGATGTGAGTCTGCACGGATCTGAACACAACCGGCCCTGGTGAGGGCAGGCCTGTACAGTGTGTGTCCGGACTTCTGTATCAGCATCTGAAGGATGGATCTGGAGGACTTTCCGAGAAGCTGAGACCTGGACGAGGAAAGAGCTTCAGTTCTCCTTTGGACGCCTGCAGAGTCTGAATGAGAGAAGcgagcagcagcaacagatgcCTCCAGCGATGCTCCAAGCCACAGGCCTTTCCCTTCAGGTCCCAGGAActgagcagctctctgcaggcAGGTGGAGAACCCGTCCTGGAAGGAGTGTTTCTGgcctccaccaccaccttcaGCGCCTGTCCGGTCCCCTGTGTTCTGTAGGAAGAGGACTGTGTGCTCAAGTATCTCTGCTTTCTCCACTCTGCGCTCAGTCCCTtcctgtgacagaaacaaagagttAATAAACACATTCCCATCTCCAACTACAAGGCTTTTGGTCTTGGAGGACGACCTGTCCACCTGAGTGATGTGGCCTTTACCTGTCGCTTCAGCAAAAGAGTCTTCAGGCTCTCCAGGCTGCGGTTCATTCGCTCTCTCCGACGTCTCTCCACCTGAGGTTTGAGACTCTACGAGACAGACACGAGAAAAtagaattaatgaatgaaacgAGACTCAAAGGGATATTTCTTTTAACATACGGAGTAATGTGCCTCTCAGGATAGGTCGCACAGATAACAGGCCCTGTGATGAGCCACAAAATAATCTGTAATGTTACAGGAAAGCATGAATGATAGAAGTACCTTTCTTTTGGCCTTTGCGTCCTCTGAATCCTGAAGCAGTTTCATGATTGTATTCCAAGAACAATCCAGCGGTTACTGTCGAGATCTCAGTCAAAGCTGAATGTGACCACTCTGCCTTCACTGAGGGCTTTTAAGCTGTAGGTGGGCGTAACTTCAGGCTCCACCCACCACAGACATGAACTGAATCCACATTTTGCTGCATCCTCAAATTACTTCACTCATTTCAAGTCGTTAATGTCTCGAAAACATTCAACGTTACATGTGATCGCCAACTTTGTTGTGAATCTTTGTGCCTGCAGTTTGAGTCTGCTCCAGTTTGAAAGTGAAGAGTTGGCCACATCAGTGGAAAAGGGTTattcaaacattcaaataagaatagaaattaaaaatatatatatttttatttcctgcatcagttttttttaattatctgttttaacacattttgaaTTGAAGATGAATGCAGACTAAACGCGTCTGAAGACCCTTCACTACTGCGCAGGCACGTGCAGCCGCCCAGCCGGGTGTGAGCTGCACGCGCCTCTGAAAGGTGTTACCAGCTCGCGTGACGCTCATTAACATATGAGAGAGAAACCAACAAACATCCGCCGAAACAGCGTGAAGCTCAGACAAATGACTGTGGGTGACTTCTCACGCCATTATCATGGACGGTGGAAGGAGCCATGTCCTCAGGGCCACAGTGCCACAGAAAAGGAGAGTGGAGCCGAGAAATTCCGATAAAATCGATGAAATTGTGAATGAGCGTTTATTCAGTGACTCACTGATGATTGAGGATCGCAGAAATTCTTTAAATTCTCCAATCAGGGAAACCGTTATGACGTGCGTAAAATCCACTTCTTATGCGTAAATCTGTGAGGTTTTGCCTCTTGGATGTTAAACGAAGGCGAAAATAACAATTCAAAGATGaacatttcttgttttatttttaatataaatccTCATGAACAAACAATCTGCAGAGTCAGCAGAAAATAGCAGGTATGTGTCGCGCGTAAAATTACAAACACCTGTGAAATAATGCGATTAAAACCAAACGGCGCAACATCTCGTGATGACATTCGGAGAAGCAGCGCGTGGGAACCCGGAGGCCACTTGTCCCCCAAACACTCTTGTAATAATGTATCGAATCTAACAGGTCATAAAGTGTGAATAGAGCTGCCTGCGCAATTTTCCCATGAGAGAGAGTTTACGGAGTTACTCCCACATTTACCAAAATGACTGAAGGTTTGTAGGTGTCGACAATATCTCACAGTCAGTAAACAAAACTGAATCAAGTTGTTGCATCATCTGTTGTCAGTTAATCTACCAAAAACTTAATTGGCTATCGATTTTCAAgtatcacatcacattttgcCAAACATGCTCTGAAGGGACGCGCGACTCCCCCAATGAATGTGTTTAGTTAcagaactgaaacaaaataacaaaacattttctgaccCTTGTCTCACTCTGTAGTGATTATTCGGAGTTCCACGCGTGCGTGTGGGAACCTGAGAGGCACCTCTCCTCCAAGCACACTTTATAAAAGAGGCATCGGTTTTAACAGGTAATAAAGTGCGGATGAAGCCTCCTGCTCCACGTTCCCATGATGAGAAAGAGCTGGGGGACATTCTCCCACTGTCACACTTGTTCAGCGTTTATCTGCATGTTGTTGTGTCAGACGCCAAATGCGCATTGACGAAGGGCCACTTAATTATTTTGTATGTATTCTGTCACTAGGTTGACCACCGGTCTCCGTGTCTCTGCACAAGTACTATCAGCAACATGTTCGTTGACCTTTTGCTGTTGGTTTTACAGATAAATTGTCATTTCACAGTTACTTGTTGCTTTCTTAGATTCTACACATTGACCGCGGGGACAAACCTCGTCTCTTTGTTATTTGACCCTTTAAACTTTAAACCAGCAGCACGCGACCACCTCACACCTGATTCAAACACGCGCCACAAGGAAAAAAACGTTTAATAATACACCGAATTCATGacaaaacacagtttgtaaCTGACTtcaagtctttatttttatttaaagggaCTCTTAATCATGACTTTCCcgtcagacaaacagaaaaatagtcGTTTTCTCTGTTAAGATGAACATTTGCATCTTCCTAATTTATTGTTGCAGAGTCCCTCAGCCAGAATATTTTTGTCACGCGCCTTCATTTCCACCGACATGATCCAAACATGGCGAACATCACTGAGAAAAGTCACAAAGATAGTTTAATAATCCAATGATCGCTGAAACTGAGACAAACATTCGATCCCAATGAACTCAGCGTCCACGAGTAAAATAATTAATATCACCCCGTGAGCCTGGTGCGTAATTTGCATTTGAGTAACTTTGTGTGTCCGCGTGTGTGTGGGAACTTGAGCGCTCTCAGTCCTCCACACACTTCTTTTAATGATGTACTAATTCTAGCAGATAATAAAGGTGCAAATGGACGCTTGCTTCTCTGTTTCCCATGAGAAAGAGCCGGAAAAGTGTCTCCCATGCTGTCTCACATTAGCTCAGTTTCATCCAGTAAAGGTTGTGAAAAGCTGAACAAGAGGAACtgcaagttaaaataaaaataactcaCATTTAAATGATACAATTGTCTTTTATggtaaaaacaatgtatttcaTTGTCCGAGCCGTCAGAATTTATAACCTCTAGAGTTTGGATTTATGTCAACATTTAACTTCAGCCCAACCAAGTCGACAAATTCCTCcagaaataaatgtgactgCGTTCTTGATTTTCCATAATTAATTGATTCATCTGCACGATCCACTAATTGAACATACAGCAATGCTCACAAAACTCCTGCTGCAcctttttactttattgataACTAACATTCACTGAATTCTTCACTGGTTTAATAAACTGGGTTTTATGTCGGTTTCAAACGATCCAagaataataacagtaaaaataattaacagaaatCATAACAGTAACAATCAGACAGCCATGACAGGTGAAGGACAAACGTCCTCTGGGTGTGACTGAACTTCAAAGCGCTGCAGGAGGTGTTAAGACACGTTTCGTTTCCTGTCAGCGGACACGCGCAGAAAAGCCGCGTCCCGTGAGCAGCTGGGGGCGATGTCGAGGAGATAGTGAATACTAATCACAACGAAAACAAACGTGGCCATGAGCTGAGAGGCTGTAGAGCTCACTCAGCTTCATCCTGTCAGATTCAGAGTCTGACAAAGAAGCAGTTGTTCCTCACAGAAACTGGAGATATTCTGCACAAAGTCCTGCTTTAGTGCTGCAGCATTTATGAACAAGTTTGATTCTGCAGTCACATAGTCAACGTGTTCTAATTACAACATGTAATCATAAAGGAAATGATGTGACAAAGAGTTGTACTTTGAGGAGCAGAACAAGTTCAGTCAGACTTCTCTGAGAACAGAGGAGATGGAAGGAAACACGCTGTGTCAGGACTGTTTGCTGCAACTAAATCTggatcattttttatttaattttcttattttcaacactttttatTGTAAATCCTTTGCAGAGACTGCTCCAGGCTATATTATGGTTTTTATTCTTGGTTTAATGCACAAAGGCCTTCAGACTGAGTGACTCATGTGTGAGCAGGACGATCTTTGATGTCTTTGAGGTGAGAAGTGCTTCTGAACTCATGGCCTCATGGTCAGACTTCACACCTGGAGGATGTAGCTCTGCAGGACGCCACGCTTCACACCTCCCACTCCAAACTAAAAAGAGCTGTCAGTGCAGACAAAAGGCCTTTAGCTTGTTTCTAATTAAGATAAAATGTGACACCGTGagttttcattttaagaaatgtgtttatttttcgtATAAAAAGAATCCTGCTCACCATAGGGAGACATCCACAATAAATTAGTGTGCAAAATAGACAagatatataaaatacaaagagaATACAAGCTGCATTGTACACAGAGCCACAGGTGGCAACGACGCCAGCAGACATCATGGCACGTGAGGGGCTGCACGGGGCTCTCCCAGCCTCCAACCCTGAGGTCCCACACCTGGAAATGTGATGGATGGACACTCAATCATTATCCGCTTCAGTATCACACTCTGGAGTcatgacagcagctgcagcacaggggTTTTAGCAGTGTATGAAGGAGGACAGGAACTGTCCGGCTCCGTGACACTCACCTCTAAACTCGCTCTCCAGCACAGCTGCAGTCCAAGCCGCACAGCTCGGCCTCGGCCACGTGATCCAGCTCACGTCTGTCTCGGTGTGGGAGAGTCCCTGTGCCTGTCGGCAGAATAGATGGCTGCCCCAATGACTGACCTCATTCAGAACCATTAAACAAGAGTCGTGAGTCAGCCCtatcacacatacagcacatgtacAAATGagatttttacattatttacagGCCTTGAGGTTGCGGTTAAATAGCATGAACAACAGTGTGGTTATGATTTATCTGAAGACCAGAGACCGCTGCAATGCAAATGTTCTGTCAGGAACAGTTGGCACCAGTAAATATCACTCAGTTGTTATAGTCATTAAAAGTTCAGATTTCAGACGTGGG
Above is a window of Chelmon rostratus isolate fCheRos1 chromosome 8, fCheRos1.pri, whole genome shotgun sequence DNA encoding:
- the LOC121611027 gene encoding transcription factor HES-2-like; this translates as MKLLQDSEDAKAKRKSLKPQVERRRRERMNRSLESLKTLLLKRQEGTERRVEKAEILEHTVLFLQNTGDRTGAEGGGGGQKHSFQDGFSTCLQRAAQFLGPEGKGLWLGASLEASVAAARFSHSDSAGVQRRTEALSSSRSQLLGKSSRSILQMLIQKSGHTLYRPALTRAGCVQIRADSHHPSTTPQQPHKVASRLSKQSPSRSQPVSQSLWRPWP